Proteins encoded together in one Planctomyces sp. SH-PL14 window:
- a CDS encoding AAA family ATPase produces MSTDPSAAGSPSSAAHSPATPADLARVQAAIARIRNQLQQAIVGQSSVIDDLLTALLAGGHCLLVGVPGLAKTLMVRSMAETLGLTFQRIQFTPDLMPADITGTDVIQEDRMAGTRQLTFMRGPVFANVILADEINRTPPKTQAALLEAMQERQVTISGQRHGLPDPFFVLATQNPIEQEGTYPLPEAQLDRFMLQVFVDYPSEEEEYRIVCQTTATESVRIDKVVTGEELIAMQSIVRQLPIAEHVTRYALALSRSTRKEAPEAPEIVRKYVRWGAGPRASQYLVLAAKARAAMLGENHVTPEHVRAVAKPVLRHRIMTNFHAEADRVTTDRIVDSLLEATPLVPTHRSSLAPVAAVLKR; encoded by the coding sequence ATGAGCACGGATCCCTCTGCTGCCGGTTCGCCCTCCTCCGCGGCTCATTCCCCGGCCACTCCTGCCGACCTGGCGCGGGTCCAGGCGGCGATTGCCCGTATCCGTAACCAGTTGCAGCAGGCCATTGTCGGACAATCGAGCGTTATCGATGACCTCCTCACTGCGCTGCTTGCCGGGGGGCACTGCCTGCTCGTCGGCGTCCCCGGGCTCGCCAAGACGCTCATGGTCCGGTCGATGGCGGAAACGCTCGGCCTGACGTTCCAGCGGATCCAGTTCACCCCCGACCTGATGCCGGCGGACATCACCGGGACCGACGTCATCCAGGAAGACCGGATGGCGGGAACGCGCCAACTGACGTTTATGCGTGGGCCAGTTTTCGCGAACGTCATTTTGGCGGACGAAATCAATCGGACACCTCCTAAGACCCAGGCGGCCCTGCTGGAGGCGATGCAGGAGCGGCAGGTGACGATCAGCGGGCAGCGGCACGGGCTTCCGGATCCGTTTTTCGTCCTGGCGACGCAGAACCCGATCGAGCAGGAGGGGACGTACCCGCTTCCTGAAGCGCAGCTCGACCGGTTCATGCTGCAGGTCTTTGTCGATTACCCGTCCGAAGAGGAGGAGTACCGCATCGTCTGCCAGACGACGGCGACCGAGAGTGTCCGGATCGACAAGGTGGTAACGGGGGAGGAACTGATCGCGATGCAGTCGATTGTGCGGCAGCTGCCGATCGCCGAGCACGTTACGCGGTACGCCCTGGCGCTCTCCCGCTCGACCCGCAAGGAGGCTCCGGAGGCGCCCGAGATCGTGCGGAAGTATGTCCGCTGGGGGGCGGGGCCGCGGGCGAGCCAGTATCTCGTTCTGGCCGCGAAGGCTCGGGCGGCGATGCTTGGTGAGAACCACGTGACGCCCGAGCATGTCCGAGCGGTTGCCAAGCCGGTGTTGCGGCACCGGATCATGACGAATTTCCATGCTGAGGCGGATCGGGTGACGACGGACCGGATTGTCGATTCGCTTTTGGAGGCGACTCCGCTTGTTCCGACGCACCGGTCCTCGCTGGCTCCGGTCGCTGCGGTGTTGAAGCGATAG
- a CDS encoding MarR family winged helix-turn-helix transcriptional regulator, with protein sequence MRRRLNERLEEGNITLRQWEVLAALAVNPELSQCQLADVMGIEPPTLAGVINRMERDGWLVRQPHADDRRRRRLVPTPQAEAIWQTTSRWCQEIREQAVRGISEEELAKFKRTCEMIRENLGGTDPRACEDVPCEGTFDIVAGSRVDTVPEMDAATDVEMHTAKG encoded by the coding sequence ATGCGTCGGCGGCTGAACGAGCGTCTCGAAGAGGGGAATATCACTCTTCGGCAGTGGGAAGTTCTGGCCGCGTTGGCGGTCAATCCGGAACTCTCGCAGTGCCAGCTCGCGGACGTCATGGGGATCGAACCCCCAACGCTGGCTGGCGTCATTAACCGGATGGAGCGGGACGGCTGGCTCGTGCGCCAGCCCCACGCGGATGACCGTCGCCGGCGCCGGCTCGTTCCGACGCCGCAGGCGGAAGCGATCTGGCAGACGACTTCCCGGTGGTGCCAGGAGATCCGCGAACAGGCGGTCCGCGGCATCAGCGAGGAAGAGCTCGCCAAGTTCAAGCGGACCTGCGAAATGATCCGCGAGAATCTGGGCGGCACCGATCCCCGCGCCTGCGAAGACGTTCCCTGCGAAGGGACCTTCGACATCGTCGCCGGATCGCGGGTCGACACGGTTCCGGAAATGGACGCCGCGACGGACGTCGAGATGCATACGGCCAAGGGTTGA